The Planctomycetota bacterium genome contains the following window.
GAGGCGGACAAGCATCTCCTCGCCGTCGCTTGTGTCCTTGACCTTGACCGTGCTGCCGAGGAAGACCATGTCTTCCGGCACGTCATCGGCATCGGCGACGACAACGTCCTTGGCTTTCTTTTCCAGCTCCGCCAGCTCCGCCTCGATCTTGCGGTTCTCTTCCTTGGCGAAGTGATACTCGGCGTTTTCGGAAAGGTCGCCCAGCGCGGCGGCCGCGGTGATGCGGGCCTGCACCTCGACCTTGGACTTCCGCAGCTCTTCGAGTCGCGCGTCGAGCTTGCTCTTTTCTTCCGCACTGAGGTATTGCATCGTCGTGACTTTCTGTTGGCGCAAGGCGCGGGACGCATCTTCCTGAGCGTCGCGGGTTCTGTCTGTTGCATTCGAAGCACGACCAGCGGCCTCGAGAGAAACGACAAGCCACCGTCTCCGGCCGTGGCCGGTCCAAC
Protein-coding sequences here:
- a CDS encoding GreA/GreB family elongation factor, whose product is MQYLSAEEKSKLDARLEELRKSKVEVQARITAAAALGDLSENAEYHFAKEENRKIEAELAELEKKAKDVVVADADDVPEDMVFLGSTVKVKDTSDGEEMLVRLVGEAGAPDADGDVQDVSATSPMGDALMKSRVGDVVSVAAPRGSMKLEVVEIV